The region GAAGCAGAAGCGGCGCTCGTGCCCGGGATGCTTGCCGAGGCCAGGACATGCTCCAGGACCCCCGCATTGCCGCGCTCAATGTAGATATGACGTGAGGTAACCGTCGCTGAAAACATCTTCATCTTCATGCGCACGGATAACCACCTGATACTCCCCGTCTTCATCGCGCTGTTGCTCTTGACCTTGCTTCCAATACCCAGCAGCCTGCAGACACCGACCTTGAATCCCACACGTCAAGAGACAGTGCTCGCGCAAAGACCCGACGACTCCTTGCTCTCCGGCTAACCAATATCATTTGACCTTAGATTGGGGATGGATGTGATGGCATTCGTCAGGAGGTGTCCGACTGGGTGCCTCCCTGCATCTCGCGAGAGCCAACAGATGTCTGTCTCCAATTCCCGGGTGCAGAGTGGAATGTCCATCTCACTCTCAACTTCGATGAAGGATCGTTCCTTGACGCCGTCGGGAAGAGATTGAAGGATCGTGAGAATCGACGGGGCAGCCGTCTCATCGCCTGCAAAGATACAGCACCTGCCCGAGGCGGGGGCCTTACACACCCCGCACGGCAAGTAACTTTCCACGCTGGCCCCGGGCGATGCAGAGGCTACCCACCGGGAAAATACGCCGTTACCATGCAGGGTCACATCGACAGCAGCGATCAACTCTTCCGCCGCCCCCTTGTCCCGTACGACTTTCTCATGGGAATCAACGCACTTGCCGCAGCCGTTGATGGCCGAGACGGCCAGCGACCAGAGCTCGAAATCAAGCGGCTCCACGCCATGCGAACGAAGGACATTCATCCTCAATCGAGCGGGCAATCTTGCATATTCCTCGTTGCTCGAAAGATGCTGAAAGCGATAATAGATGTTGTTCATCCCCATAATGGCCGCGGCTGCTTTGGCTGCTTCGATGGCAGCATCAGAGAGATGCTTCGAGGCTTCCGCTAATACAGCTGCAGTCAAGACGGAGTTTCGAGTGCCTATCGCGGACGCAACCACTGTGCCCCAGAGTTGTTGCAGGGTCAGTTCCGTGTTGTTGCGGATGAGCGTAGAGTCGTTCAACTTCAGGTCCTTCGCGAACGCCGATAGGGAACCGTAAGAGCGTCTGACGTCATGATGCAATCTCCTTTTAGGCTGCGATGGTCTCTTCGCCTTTTTGCCAGTTGCAGGGGCATAGTTCATCGGTCTGCAAGGCATCGAGGACACGCAGAACCTCCTGGGGATTCCGGCCCACGGAAAGATCCGTCACATAGACAAAGCGAATGACGCCTTGTGGCGTCGACGAGAGAGGTTGCACGGCACAGTGCGCTGGTATGGTCCTTGCGATGGAATTGGCGCTCCGGCATTGGGCTCTTTGGCCTTTGGAGAGCGCGGGGGCCATTTGGCGATCGAGGCAGAAGAGATGACCTCTCTGAATCGTGTCTATATGCAAAGGGTTGGAATCCTCAGAACGGCATTCAGCATGGGAGCCGAGCCATTCACCGCGGTCGACTGGATGTCTCAGGACCCGAACTTCAGCGGCCTATGCCGTCTTTTTTCGCGTTGCCTGGGACGTCTCGTCAACACCGTTCGCGTCGTGAACAATCTCGAGCTTGGCATATGCCCATTCCGCTTGATCGGCCAGACAACAGCACACTTTCCTGACTTTTCTTTGTGGCTCCGCACCTCGCATCCTTTGCAGCGAGCAGGTCAATCCCTTAAATTCTTCGTTTCAAAGGCTGCGGTGGGCTGGGCTGTGTTGACCACGGATCAAGATATCCTGCCTTTTATCTCGGAATCGACGCTGACGACTTCAATCACCCAGACACTCAACGCCTGGCGGCGCGTCCAGCAGGAGACAAGCTACGAGGGCCCATTCCAAGACGAGGTCAATCGGTCGACTAATCGAGAGTTTGGTTTGGCAGAGACAGAGTCAAGGGACCCGAGATCGAATCCCGAGAGCACTCTTAGCTCTTCGCGCCTTGGGTGACTTGGTGGAAAGCTTGCCGCGGAGATAGTGCCCCAGGAAGATCACAACCGCTTGCTCAACAACCTCTGTGATCCGCGCCGAAGAGAGTTCCGCCTCAGACCCCATGACACGAACCCAAAGGAGGGACTCGTCCACCATCCCGATGAACTGCTGCGATGCGAGTTCGGCATCGGTAAGCTTGAGCACACCTCGCTTGCCCAACTCCGCAATGTAGTTTCGGATCGCCCCCACCGCCGGGGTCTTTCCCGCATCGAAGAAGCTCCTCATCAGCTCCGGGAATCGTGAGGCCTCTCCAATGATCATGCGCAGAAATGAGACGGCAAGAGGAGACCGCCAGAACTCGCCGATTGCGTATCCAATCGTACGAAGACCCTTGGCAGGATCGGCGAGCATCGCCTCATCCGTATCGATCGACATAACCGGGAACGCCATCCACATACGCTCGACCACCGCATGGAACAACTGCGCCTTCCCCTCTGGAAACTGGTTATAGAGGGTTCGCCTGGCAGACCCTGCCGTCTGAGCGACGAGCTCCATGCTGGTTCCTTCGTAACCGTGCTGAATGAAGACCCGACTCGCCGCCGCCAGGATGGTGTCACGCTTCGACAGGACGTCAAGCTGAGCCAGGGATTCGAAGATGGACCGTTCAGGACGAGGAAGCATTCTGATGATCATACGGCACTCTCTTGCACTGGCAATGCTACTTCTGCACAGATAAGTGCATCTCATCCCTATGGCTAACGAACTCACTCCCTCCGCAACGGACACCCTCTACAAACTTGGTTCCGAAACCTTTACGTCTTCGCTCGGCACGTCTGCGGCCGAATTTGAAAAAGGCTTCGAGGACATTGCGCCTGGATTCGGCCGACTCATTCTGGAAGCAGAGTTCGGTACGGCCTATCACCGTCCCGGTCTCGATCTGAAGACGCGCGAACTCATCATCGTCGCGACTTGCGCAACTCTTGGCGCCACGGGATACGGTGCGGCCAAGATGCATATCGGAGCGGCGCTTCGGGCAGGTGCAACCCGTGCAGAGATCGTCGAAGCGCTCGTGCAAATTACCTTCGCTGCGGGTCTTCCCACTTCTATCGGTGCCCTTGAGGCGGCGCGTGATGCATTCGCCGCCCTCGACAAGGAAGGCCGCTAAGATGAGCGGTCTTTCGGGAAAGATATCGCTGGTGACTGGCGGGAGCCGTGGCATCGGACGAGAGATCGCTCTCGCTCTTGCAAAGGCGGGTTCGGATGTTGCGCTCATTGGTCGTACTGCTGGCCCTGACGCGTATGCCGTCGTCGATGAAATCCGGGCTATGGGTCGTCAGGCGTTCGTCTACTTCGCAGATCTCTCGAAGGCGGCGCAAGCAGCGAGTGTCGTACAGCAAGCCGCCAGTGAGCTTGGCCCAATCTCCATCCTCGTCAACAATGCGGGTATCAACCCCAGCAAACCTCTGGAGCAAATCAGCACTGAAGATTGGGATGAGACCATAGCCGTCAATCTGAGCTCCGCGTTCTACGTGACTCAAGCCGTCCTGCCAGCCATGCGCGCTCAACGATGGGGACGCATCATCATGCTCTCTTCTGTGGCAGCCCAGTTGGGAGGAGTGATCGGGCCTCACTACGCCGCAAGTAAGGCCGGAATCATTGGTCTCGTCCACGGATACGCAAGCCTCCTCGCAAAGGAAGGCATCACCGTCAACTCCA is a window of Granulicella tundricola MP5ACTX9 DNA encoding:
- a CDS encoding thioredoxin domain-containing protein, whose amino-acid sequence is MQPLSSTPQGVIRFVYVTDLSVGRNPQEVLRVLDALQTDELCPCNWQKGEETIAA
- a CDS encoding carboxymuconolactone decarboxylase family protein; this encodes MNDSTLIRNNTELTLQQLWGTVVASAIGTRNSVLTAAVLAEASKHLSDAAIEAAKAAAAIMGMNNIYYRFQHLSSNEEYARLPARLRMNVLRSHGVEPLDFELWSLAVSAINGCGKCVDSHEKVVRDKGAAEELIAAVDVTLHGNGVFSRWVASASPGASVESYLPCGVCKAPASGRCCIFAGDETAAPSILTILQSLPDGVKERSFIEVESEMDIPLCTRELETDICWLSRDAGRHPVGHLLTNAITSIPNLRSNDIG
- a CDS encoding carboxymuconolactone decarboxylase family protein, which codes for MANELTPSATDTLYKLGSETFTSSLGTSAAEFEKGFEDIAPGFGRLILEAEFGTAYHRPGLDLKTRELIIVATCATLGATGYGAAKMHIGAALRAGATRAEIVEALVQITFAAGLPTSIGALEAARDAFAALDKEGR
- a CDS encoding TetR/AcrR family transcriptional regulator encodes the protein MLPRPERSIFESLAQLDVLSKRDTILAAASRVFIQHGYEGTSMELVAQTAGSARRTLYNQFPEGKAQLFHAVVERMWMAFPVMSIDTDEAMLADPAKGLRTIGYAIGEFWRSPLAVSFLRMIIGEASRFPELMRSFFDAGKTPAVGAIRNYIAELGKRGVLKLTDAELASQQFIGMVDESLLWVRVMGSEAELSSARITEVVEQAVVIFLGHYLRGKLSTKSPKARRAKSALGIRSRVP
- a CDS encoding SDR family NAD(P)-dependent oxidoreductase: MSGLSGKISLVTGGSRGIGREIALALAKAGSDVALIGRTAGPDAYAVVDEIRAMGRQAFVYFADLSKAAQAASVVQQAASELGPISILVNNAGINPSKPLEQISTEDWDETIAVNLSSAFYVTQAVLPAMRAQRWGRIIMLSSVAAQLGGVIGPHYAASKAGIIGLVHGYASLLAKEGITVNSIAPALIETDMLKGNDRIKPTLIPLGRFGTVDEVASVALMLAENGYMTGQTINVNGGWYMS